The following proteins are co-located in the Streptomyces sp. DT2A-34 genome:
- a CDS encoding SapB/AmfS family lanthipeptide: MALLDLQAMESEEHTGGGGASTLSLLSCVSAASLTLCL; this comes from the coding sequence ATGGCACTTCTCGACCTGCAGGCGATGGAGTCCGAGGAGCACACGGGCGGCGGCGGCGCCAGCACGCTCAGTCTGCTGTCCTGCGTCAGCGCGGCGAGCCTGACGCTCTGTCTCTGA